In Camelina sativa cultivar DH55 chromosome 16, Cs, whole genome shotgun sequence, a single window of DNA contains:
- the LOC104751530 gene encoding probable serine/threonine-protein kinase NAK, which produces MGNICLGSGSSTVQQEQSPIPTKPLPVRHGQQHPENKKLPPALVAMPALNPKVPMPETGNRTRSAATPPREKPQQRTRSVENSHPPREKPQERSRPDDDQPSKPAAEKNVLGIGKKAVPPSGKIVTPNLKMFTLVELKTATKNFRPESVIGEGGFGQVFKGWVDDKTLAPSRAGVGIPVAVKKSNPDSEQGLHEWQCEVRFLGKFHHPNLVKLLGYCWEENQFLLVYEYLPKGSLENHLFAKGAEALPWDTRLKIAIEAAQGLTFLHNSEKSVIYRDFKASNILLDSNFHAKLSDFGLAKLGPINGFSHVTTRVVGTRGYAAPEYMATGHLYVRSDVYGFGVVLLELLTGLRALDPNRPSAQQNLVEWAKPVLTQKKKLQKMMDPRLEHKYPLLAVVKTAELILRCLEADPKNRPPMDDVLRELEIVRTIRDQPKEERRKRSSGSDTNRVRGNDSSHGRRTGRNG; this is translated from the exons ATGGGGAACATCTGCCTTGGCTCTGGATCTTCCACTGTTCAACAGGAACAGAGCCCTATCCCCACCAAACCCCTCCCAG tgagacATGGGCAGCAACATCCAGAGAACAAAAAGCTTCCTCCGGCACTAGTGGCGATGCCGGCGTTAAATCCCAAGGTTCCGATGCCGGAAACAGGAAATAGAACGAGATCCGCCGCTACACCACCTCGTGAAAAACCACAGCAGAGGACAAGATCCGTCGAGAACTCACACCCACCTCGTGAAAAACCGCAGGAGAGGAGTAGACCCGACGACGATCAGCCATCAAAGCCGGCGGCAGAGAAAAATGTATTAGGTATAGGTAAAAAAGCAGTGCCACCGAGCGGGAAGATAGTGACGCCAAATCTAAAGATGTTTACATTAGTTGAGCTTAAGACGGCGACCAAGAATTTCCGACCAGAATCTGTGATCGGAGAAGGTGGATTCGGACAAGTCTTCAAAGGATGGGTGGATGACAAGACCTTAGCTCCGTCTAGAGCCGGCGTCGGAATACCAGTCGCCGTTAAGAAATCAAACCCTGATAGTGAGCAAGGCTTACATGAATGGCAG TGTGAAGTGAGATTCTTAGGGAAGTTTCATCATCCAAATTTGGTGAAGCTCTTGGGATACTGCTGGGAAGAGAATCAGTTCCTTTTGGTCTATGAGTATTTGCCTAAAGGAAGCCTTGAAAATCACCTCTTCGCAA AAGGAGCAGAGGCATTACCTTGGGATACACGTTTGAAGATAGCCATTGAAGCAGCTCAAGGACTTACCTTTTTGCATAACTCGGAAAAGAGTGTTATCTACAGAGACTTCAAGGCTTCCAATATTCTTCTTGATTCC AACTTCCACGCCAAGCTTTCTGACTTCGGACTAGCTAAACTAGGTCCAATTAATGGATTCTCCCACGTAACCACGCGTGTCGTGGGCACACGTGGTTATGCAGCTCCCGAGTACATGGCTACAG GTCATCTATATGTGCGGAGTGATGTTTACGGGTTTGGGGTGGTACTACTAGAGCTCTTAACCGGTTTAAGAGCACTAGACCCAAACCGACCATCTGCACAACAGAATCTTGTGGAATGGGCTAAACCGGTGCTGacccagaagaagaagcttcagaaAATGATGGACCCAAGGCTCGAGCACAAGTATCCACTTTTGGCTGTGGTCAAAACCGCCGAGCTCATTCTACGGTGTCTTGAGGCTGATCCCAAAAACCGACCGCCAATGGATGATGTGCTCAGAGAACTAGAAATCGTAAGGACTATCAGAGACCAACCCAAAGAAGAGAGACGTAAACGGAGCAGTGGTTCTGATACTAACCGGGTTCGTGGAAATGATTCATCACACGGCCGTAGAACCGGTCGAAACGGATAG
- the LOC109129536 gene encoding probable U3 small nucleolar RNA-associated protein 7 — protein sequence MELSSEKVNGKSAKTAAKIEKLLCCDVVVFFVLWLLPAEAGYLETDGLEKTWRVKQTDIANEVDLLSSRNQYDIVLPDFGPYKLDFTASGRHMIAGGRKGHLALVDMMSMNLIKEIQVKETVCDVAFLHNEQFFAAAQKKYVLSMLINITYLGEDLTKRNDKTTNLASKKVATKN from the exons ATGGAGCTCAGTTCAGAAAAGGTAAATGGGAAATCTGCGAAAACTGCTGCTAAAATCGAAAAG ttaTTGTGTTGTGATGTGGTTGTGTTTTTTGTGTTGTGGCTCTTGCCTGCTGAGGCAGGTTACTTGGAGACTGATGGTCTAGAGAAGACATGGCGAGTCAAGCAGACAGATATTGCTAATGAAGTAGATTTACTCAGCTCAAGAAACCAATATGACATTGTGCTCCCAG ATTTTGGCCCTTACAAACTTGATTTCACTGCAAGTGGTCGACATATGATAGCTGGTGGTCGCAAAGGCCACCTTGCTCTAGTAGACATGATGAGTATGAACCTAATTAAAGAGATTcag GTAAAAGAAACAGTCTGTGATGTTGCGTTCCTGCACAATGAGCAATTCTTTGCAGCTGCCCAGAAGAAGTATGTATTATCAATGCTAATAAACATCACCTACC TTGGCGAAGATTTGACGAAAAGAAACGACAAAACAACAAATCTAGCGTCGAAAAAAGTTGCAACCAAAAATTAG
- the LOC104751531 gene encoding serine/threonine-protein kinase CDL1-like, which yields MRCFSCLTTQTKDMKINIDTLSDLTDYSSVKTRSGSRGTGSKSGILVNGKVNSDKPGGGARSFTFKELAAATKNFREVNMIGKGGFGSVYKGRLDSGQVVAIKQLNPGGHQGNQEFIVEVCMLSVFYHPNLVTLIGYCTSGAQRLLVYEYMPMGSLEDHLFDLEPDQTPLSWNTRMKIAVGAARGIEYLHCKISPSVIYRDLKSANILLDKDFSVKLSDFGLAKVGPVGNRTHVSTRIMGTYGYCAPEYAMSGRLTIKSDIYSFGVVLLELISGRKAIDLSKPNGEQYLVTWARPYLKDPKKFGQLVDPLLRGKYSKRCLSYAIAITEMCLKEEANYRPKIGDVVVAFEYIAAQSKSHETRRAARKSTDSDRSRGDTTKQSY from the exons atgaggtGTTTCTCTTGTCTCACCACCCAAACCAAGGACATGAAAATCAACATTGATACCCTTTCCGACCTAACCGATTATTCCTCAg TTAAGACAAGAAGCGGTTCAAGAGGAACAGGGTCTAAATCTGGCATTTTAG TTAATGGGAAAGTGAACAGCGATAAACCGGGTGGTGGCGCTCGGAGTTTCACGTTCAAGGAGTTAGCTGCCGCCACTAAGAATTTTAGGGAGGTGAATATGATCGGAAAAGGAGGCTTTGGGAGTGTTTACAAGGGACGTTTAGATTCAGGACAA GTGGTGGCGATCAAGCAGTTAAACCCGGGTGGACATCAAGGGAATCAAGAATTCATAGTAGAGGTCTGTATGCTCAGCGTCTTCTATCATCCAAATCTAGTAACTTTAATCGGTTACTGCACTTCTGGTGCTCAGAGACTTCTCGTTTATGAATACATGCCAATGGGTAGCTTAGAAGATCACCTTTTTG ATCTTGAGCCTGATCAGACTCCGCTAAGCTGGAACACTCGGATGAAGATAGCGGTTGGTGCAGCTAGAGGGATTGAGTATCTCCACTGTAAAATAAGCCCATCCGTGATTTACCGAGATTTGAAATCAGCAAACATTTTGTTAGATAAAGACTTTAGCGTCAAGCTTTCTGATTTTGGACTCGCCAAGGTTGGTCCTGTGGGAAACAGGACACATGTGTCGACTCGGATCATGGGCACTTACGGATACTGTGCTCCAGAATACGCAATGAGCGGGAGATTGACCATTAAATCGGATATCTATAGCTTCGGTGTAGTGTTGCTTGAGCTGATCTCCGGCAGGAAAGCTATTGATTTGAGTAAACCAAACGGAGAGCAGTACCTTGTTACGTGG GCGCGACCATACCTCAAGGACCCTAAGAAATTTGGACAACTAGTTGATCCCTTGCTACGGGGAAAGTACTCGAAGAGGTGTCTTAGCTACGCGATTGCTATAACCGAGATGTGCCTTAAGGAAGAAGCGAATTACCGACCGAAAATAGGAGATGTTGTGGTGGCATTTGAGTACATAGCCGCTCAGAGCAAATCTCATGAAACTCGAAGAGCGGCCCGCAAGTCTACGGACTCCGACCGTTCACGAGGGGATACAACAAAACAGAGTTACTAA
- the LOC104753875 gene encoding F-box/kelch-repeat protein At4g39560-like, whose protein sequence is MSTSIVDEPSANEETCPLLFPLTSLPDPLTLSCLALVSRLDHLALSLVSKRYRSLVISPELYKTRSLLGRTDECHYVCLSTKTYPTSRWFILRRENTKTYLENAAAEDLVPVLSFPTQLPELSSFVALEWGIYVIGGLTNDSRTSDVLLLDCRTNTWRHAPSMGVARASAAAGVVGGKIYVFGGCERFDCSNWAEVFDPKTQTWDVLVPMPDRNEGDNLIRETLVIEEKVYAVTLWDGSFYYSPREVWRDSEELEWKEVKGLKALRLNFPSSASFRSSANERCVSKLSSFGVNIVVSSVRATFDVWWDVWCTEISLEKREEEGEIWGTIESEAVTVVDHVPSGRVPVEVLCSVTVYV, encoded by the exons ATGTCCACTTCCATCGTCGACGAGCCATCGGCCAACGAGGAAACTTGTCCATTGTTGTTTCCATTAACGTCGTTGCCAGATCCATTGACTTTGAGCTGCCTGGCTCTAGTTTCGAGGCTGGACCACTTAGCCTTATCTCTAGTCTCCAAAAGATACCGCTCTCTCGTAATTTCCCCTGAGCTCTACAAGACGCGATCGCTATTGGGTCGTACCGACGAGTGCCACTACGTATGCTTAAGCACCAAGACCTACCCAACCTCTCGTTGGTTCATCCTCCGACGAGAAAATACTAAGACCTACCTAGAAAACGCCGCAGCAGAGGACCTGGTCCCTGTCCTTTCTTTCCCCACTCAGCTACCCGAGCTGTCTTCTTTCGTGGCTCTGGAATGGGGGATCTATGTCATCGGTGGATTAACAAACGACAGTAGAACGTCCGATGTCTTGCTTCTGGATTGTCGGACTAACACGTGGCGCCACGCCCCTTCTATGGGAGTGGCTCGAGCTTCCGCAGCCGCTGGCGTCGTTGGTGGGAAGATATATGTGTTTGGAGGATGCGAGAGGTTTGATTGTTCGAACTGGGCAGAGGTATTTGATCCAAAGACTCAAACTTGGGATGTTTTGGTGCCAATGCCTGATCGGAATGAAGGTGATAATCTGATCCGTGAGACCCTAGTGATCGAAGAGAAGGTTTACGCAGTGACTCTGTGGGACGGAAGCTTCTACTACTCGCCCCGTGAAG TTTGGCGTGACTCTGAGGAATTGGAGTGGAAGGAAGTGAAAGGCTTGAAGGCTCTACGGTTGAACTTTCCTAGCTCTGCCTCCTTCCGATCCTCTGCAAACGAAAGGTGTGTCAGTAAGCTGAGCAGTTTTGGTGTCAACATTGTGGTCTCCTCTGTTAGGGCTACGTTTGATGTTTGGTGGGATGTTTGGTGTACCGAGATTTCGTTGGAAAAACGTGAGGAGGAAGGTGAGATTTGGGGAACTATTGAGTCAGAAGCTGTGACTGTAGTCGATCATGTTCCTTCTGGTCGCGTTCCGGTTGAGGTTCTGTGTTCTGTTACTGTCTATGTCTAA
- the LOC104751532 gene encoding ankyrin repeat, bromo and BTB domain-containing protein DDB_G0293800-like: protein MGEVTAAADTNNNTLTKKKKKGRPSLLDLQKRAIKQQQQQLLLQKTKPDVKQKEEELRSGFRNPNSGGGALSNRRNSNSDDDDDERRDKKHRLLHGLNSHDSSSDFKSDGGGVFNTDASITRRHGSDDNTGEKASKATHILLRGGSLVESYGPSSTPLPDKKLLLFILDRVQKKDTYGVYSDPVDTEELPDYYEIIKNPMDFSTLRKKLESGAYSTLEQFEQDVFLICTNAMEYNSADTVYFRQARAMLELAKKDFGNLRQESDGEEQVSLSQQPKVVKRGRPPGSGLKKQLEQSLFDRSTTSEILADAAGDSSRLSGSYSLRKNPPYGLRQAESCVRINHTNENQNGFLIDWDKEFPPSVVKAVNKYGMKNVDENRRDTYNQISASLQEDAVFTMLEDDLKQLTPVGLRTEYGYARSLARYAANLGPVAWRFANKRIETMLPTGTEFGRGWVGENPEAPPESTPQQQILMSKQKCSSDFVSDDHRHPSGIMSPTTSVSSSIIGNKQHSSHESKESEPAAHVLNQETKSNGLLVHGFSGFNNKPNQMLETDVSQQGLSPNIKQEFQQLPPDLNARLVSPNSPGTNNQAGSSQHPDLALQL, encoded by the exons atgggtGAGGTAACAGCAGCAGCtgatactaataataatacattgacgaagaagaagaagaaaggtaggCCATCTCTACTCGATCTCCAAAAACGAGCTATcaaacaacaacagcaacaattGCTTCTTCAGAAAACAAAGCCCgatgttaaacaaaaagaagaagagcttagatccggttttagaaaccctaattccgGCGGCGGCGCCCTATCAAATCGCCGAAATTCTAATtctgacgacgacgacgatgagcGGAGAGACAAAAAGCATCGGCTTTTGCACGGATTGAACTCACAcgattcttcttctgatttcaAATCTGACGGCGGCGGAGTTTTTAACACCGATGCTTCAATCACCCGCCGTCACGGATCTGACGATAATACG GGAGAAAAGGCTTCGAAAGCGACACACATTCTCTTAA GAGGAGGGTCACTTGTGGAGTCGTATGGCCCCTCTTCTACACCTTTGCCTGACAAAAAGTTGCTCTTGTTCATCCTTGATAGAGTTCAAAA GAAGGATACATATGGAGTGTACTCTGACCCAGTTGATACTGAGGAG CTTCCTGATTATTATGAGATTATCAAGAATCCGATGGATTTCAGCACATTGCGGAAGAAATTAGAGTCCGGTGCATACTCCACCTTAGAACAATTTGAG CAAGACGTGTTTTTAATATGTACAAATGCAATGGAGTACAATTCAGCAGATACAGTATACTTCAGACAG GCACGAGCTATGCTTGAGTTGGCTAAAAAGGACTTTGGAAATTTGAGACAAGAAAGTGATGGAGAAGAACAAGTGTCACTGTCGCAACAACCTAAAGTGGTCAAAAGAGGCCGTCCTCCAGGCTCAGGCCTTAAGAAACAGCTTGAGCAATCTTTGTTTGACCGCAGCACGACTTCTGAAATTTTAGCTGATGCAGCTGGAGATAGCTCTAGATTATCCGGTTCTTACAGTCTAAGGAAAAATCCTCCTTATGGATTACGTCAAGCAGAAAGCTGCGTTAGAATCAACCATACTAATGAGAATCAAAATGGCTTCTTGATTGATTGGGATAAGGAGTTTCCAC CTTCTGTTGTGAAGGCCGTCAATAAGTATGGGATGAAAAATGTCGATGAGAACAGGCGAGATACCTACAACCAGATCTCTGCTTCCTTGCAAGAAGATGCGGTTTTTACAATGCTTGAAGATGATTTAAAACAGTTAACTCCA GTTGGGTTGAGAACTGAATATGGGTACGCTAGGAGCCTAGCACGATATGCAGCGAACCTTGGTCCTGTTGCTTGGAGATTTGCCAATAAAAGAATTGAAACAATGTTACCAACTGGAACCGAGTTTGGTCGTGGGTGGGTTGGGGAGAACCCAGAAGCTCCTCCTGAGAGTACTCCTCAACAGCAAATCTTAATGTCCAAGCAAAAGTGTTCAAGCGACTTTGTGTCTGATGATCATCGTCATCCAAGCGGAATCATGTCGCCCACAACCTCTGTCTCAAGCTCCATCATAGGAAACAAACAACATTCTTCACATGAGAGCAAAGAGTCTGAACCAGCTGCTCACGTATTGAATCAAGAAACCAAGAGCAATGGTCTTCTAGTCCATGGTTTCAGCGGATttaacaacaaaccaaaccagatGCTTGAAACAGATGTCTCGCAACAAGGCTTGTCTCCGAACATTAAACAGGAGTTTCAGCAGTTGCCACCGGATCTTAACGCTAGGCTCGTCTCACCAAACTCACCGGGCACTAACAATCAAGCAGGTTCATCGCAGCATCCGGATTTGGCATTACAACTCTAA
- the LOC104751534 gene encoding U-box domain-containing protein 43, with protein sequence MAESGSWDGSQSDNSSQFEPGIDNIYEAFICPLTKQVMHDPVTLENGQTFEREAIEIWFKECRENGQPLSCPITSKELSVTDLSPSIALRNTIEEWRARNDALKLDIARQSLYLANAEANILLALKNVRDICRNIRKIKHRVRNPQLVRLITDMLKSSSHEVRYKALQTLQVVVEGDDESKAIVAEGDNVRTIVKFLTQEQSKGREAAVSVLFELSKSESLCEKIGSVRGAIILLVGLTSSKSEMVSTVEKADKTLTNLEVSEDNVREMASNGRLQPLLAKLLEGSPETKISMASYLGELALNNDVRVIVAQTVGSSLIDLMRTRNMRQREAALRALNNISTFEGSAKVLIDTGILPPLIKDLFYVGPNQLPIRLKEVSATILAKIVNIGYDFYKVPVGPDHQTLVSEEIVENLLQLTSNTGPEIQGKLLAVLVGLTSCPNSVINVVSAIRNSAAIISLVQFVEIHENDDLRLASIKLLHNISPHMSEELANALRGTVGQLASLFAIILENTPTITEEQAAAAGLLAELPERDLVLTMRLLRDGAFEKIISKISGIRQKEIRGIRFERTFLERLVSILARITFALTKETQAVSFCCENNLTAVFIDLLQSNSQDNIQMASAIALENLSLESKNLTRIPELPPPNYCVSIFSCLSKPPVVLGICKIHQGICSVRESFCLVEGQAVDKLVDLLDHENEKVVGAALAALSTLLEDGLEVEKGVRLIDEADGITPILNVLLENQTENLRIRAVWMVERILRIEEIAREVGEEQNVTAALIDAFQNADFKTKQIAENALRHIDKIPNFSEELELSSKVDKQCSLRYKFFLMGVNSKVWF encoded by the exons ATGGCCGAAAGTGGAAGTTGGGATGGAAGCCAATCAGATAACAGCTCTCAGTTCGAGCCAGGGATTGATAATATCTACGAAGCTTTTATATGTCCATTGACAAAGCAAGTTATGCATGATCCCGTCACTTTAGAGAATGGTCAAACGTTTGAGCGTGAGGCTATTGAGATATGGTTCAAGGAATGCCGCGAAAACGGTCAGCCTCTGTCTTGTCCTATAACTTCCAAGGAGCTGAGTGTCACTGATCTAAGCCCGAGTATTGCTCTGCGTAACACAATCGAAGAGTGGAGAGCTAGGAACGATGCTTTGAAGCTAGATATTGCTCGTCAGTCACTCTACTTGGCGAATGCTGAGGCCAATATTTTGCTGGCTTTGAAGAACGTACGAGATATTTGTAGGAACATTCGTAAGATCAAGCACCGTGTACGCAATCCTCAGCTCGTTCGGTTGATTACTGATATGTTAAAAAGTAGTAGCCATGAAGTGCGGTATAAGGCTTTACAAACTCTTCAAGTCGTTGTTGAGGGAGATGATGAGAGCAAG GCAATAGTAGCTGAAGGAGACAATGTGCGTACAATAGTCAAGTTCCTAACCCAAGAGCAATCAAAGGGGAGGGAGGCAGCTGTTTCTGTCTTGTTTGAGCTATCCAAATCTGAGTCCTTGTGCGAGAAGATTGGATCAGTTCGTGGAGCAATCATTTTATTGGTTGGTCTTACAAGCAGCAAATCAGAGATGGTTTCAACTGTTGAGAAAGCTGATAAAACTTTGACAAACTTGGAGGTATCAGAGGATAATGTTCGAGAGATGGCTTCCAATGGTAGACTGCAGCCTCTTCTTGCTAAGCTTCTTGAAG GTTCACCTGAAACAAAAATCTCCATGGCTTCTTATCTTGGGGAGCTTGCCTTAAATAACGATGTGAGAGTTATTGTGGCTCAAACTGTGGGTTCTTCTCTTATCGATCTTATGAGAACTCGCAACATGCGCCAACGGGAAGCTGCTTTGCGAGCTCTCAACAACATCTCAACGTTTGAGGGGAGTGCCAAAGTCTTAATCGATACAGGAATACTACCACCTCTTATCAAAGACCTGTTTTATGTTGGGCCAAACCAGCTTCCAATTCGACTTAAAGAAGTCTCTGCCACTATTCTTGCAAAAATAGTGAACATTGGCTATGACTTTTACAAAGTTCCTGTTGGACCTGATCACCAAACTCTTGTTTCAGAGGAGATAGTGGAAAATCTACTACAACTAACTAGCAACACTGGTCCAGAAATCCAGGGAAAGCTGTTGGCGGTTCTTGTTGGACTCACCAGCTGTCCAAACTCGGTTATTAATGTTGTTTCTGCTATCAGAAACTCAGCTGCCATCATTAGCTTGGTTCAGTTCGTTGAGAttcatgagaatgatgatttaCGTTTAGCTTCTATCAAGCTTCTTCATAACATTTCCCCACACATGAGTGAGGAACTAGCCAATGCGTTGCGTGGCACTGTTGGACAGCTCGCTAGCCTTTTCGCTATCATATTAGAGAATACACCAACCATCACAGAGGAACAAGCTGCAGCTGCTGGACTTTTAGCTGAACTTCCTGAGAGAGATTTGGTTCTGACTATGAGATTGTTAAGAGATGGTGCTTTTGAGAAAATCATCTCCAAGATAAGTGGTATTCGCCAAAAAGAA ATCAGGGGAATCCGGTTCGAGAGAACATTTCTTGAAAGACTTGTTAGTATTCTTGCTCGGATCACCTTCGCACTCACCAAGGAGACTCAAGCCGTTTCGTTCTGCTGTGAGAACAATCTTACTGCAGTTTTCATTGATCTCCTTCAATCCAACAGTCAGGACAACATCCAGATGGCTTCTGCAATAGCTTTGGAGAATCTTTCACTTGAATCCAAGAATCTAACAAGGATACCTGAACTGCCTCCTCCCAACTACTGTGTATCAATCTTTTCATGTCTGAGCAAGCCGCCTGTTGTTCTAGGTATCTGCAAGATCCATCAAGGGATATGCTCAGTGAGAGAAAGCTTTTGTCTCGTTGAAGGACAAGCAGTAGATAAGTTGGTTGATCTACTGGACCATGAAAATGAGAAGGTGGTTGGAGCAGCACTTGCAGCTCTTTCTACTTTGTTAGAAGACGGTTTAGAAGTTGAAAAAGGAGTGAGATTGATTGATGAAGCAGACGGTATTACGCCTATATTAAACGTTCTTTTGGAGAATCAAACAGAGAATTTGAGGATTAGAGCTGTGTGGATGGTAGAGAGGATCTTACGAATTGAAGAAATAGCTAGAGAAGTCGGAGAAGAACAAAACGTAACTGCAGCACTTATTGACGCCTTTCAAAACGCTGATTTTAAGACAAAACAGATTGCTGAGAACGCCTTGAGGCACATTGATAAGATCCCAAACTTCTCCG AGGAACTTGAGCTGTCATCCAAAGTTGATAAACAATGCTCATTAAGGTACAAATTTTTTCTAATGGGAGTGAATTCGAAAGTCTGGTTTTAA
- the LOC104751533 gene encoding dolichyl-diphosphooligosaccharide--protein glycosyltransferase subunit 1A, whose product MKQSSVVVDLLLLLLTISVLTTPAFSDLVLSKVERRIDVTSQFARVTKSLKVVNPGSESVSEFMLTFPKFLGNNLAYLSVKTKRPLANLSVKKADPKGIPDSISVYSVALPKTLSKGDSLTLEVVATFTNVLQPFPEKITQGEIHLVMLQESAQYLSPYTVESQSLSIKLPNARIESYSKLENTKLQGSELKYGPYKNLPPFSYSPIVVHFESKAAFAVAEKLVREIEVSHWGNVQVTEHYNVVHRGAQLKGEFSRLDFQARPNPRGVSAFRHLLARLPPRAHSIYYRDDIGNISTSEMQSDSKKTELLIEPRFPLFGGWKTFFTIGYGLPLSDFLFASEGKRFVNISFGSPMIDLVTEKIIVQVVLPEGSKDISVTTPFAVKQSQEIKYSHLDIAGRPVVVLEKNNVVPDHNQHIQVYYKFSNINLLSEPLMLISGFFVLFITCIIYTRADFSISKSSPTYLAKLQWDEVVATLQEVQSIIQKCLAAHDKLEASLRDLSRTGDIQTCKAARKSTDSLLKDLSKELKPLLAFLQSSPSASHISPKVEELVVKEKELQEKLMAKHTTVVEGYEKKSSGRDIENRIASQQQKIIALRQEIEDLLEFIDEI is encoded by the exons ATGAAGCAATCGAGTGTCGTCGTCGATCTGTTGCTTCTTCTGCTGACGATCTCTGTACTCACGACGCCGGCGTTCTCCGATCTGGTCTTATCAAAAGTCGAACGTCGT ATCGATGTGACATCACAGTTTGCTCGTGTTACTAAGAGCCTTAAG GTCGTTAATCCTGGCTCTGAATCAGTTTCTGAGTTTATGTTGACCTTCCCTAAGTTTCTTGGTAACAATTTGGCATATTTATCGGTGAAAACTAAACGCCCTTTGGCCAATCTCTCTGTTAAAAAAGCTGATCCGAAAGGAATACCGGATTCAATTAGTGTTTACTCAGTTGCATTACCCAAAACACTCAGTAAAGGCGATTCTTTGACGCTAGAGGTAGTTGCTACATTCACCAATGTACTTCAGCCATTTCCGGAGAAGATTACTCAGGGTGAAATCCATCTTGTTATGCTCCAAGAAAGCGCACAGTATCTCTCTCCTTACACTGTTGAATCTCAGTCGTTGTCTATCAAACTACCAAATGCTAGAATCGAATCTTACAGCAAATTGGAGAATACAAAGCTCCAGGGATCAGAGCTCAAATATGGCCCATACAAGAACCTCCCACCGTTTTCATACTCTCCAATTGTTGTCCACTTTGAAAGCAAGGCTGCATTTGCCGTAGCTGAGAAGCTTGTGCGGGAGATAGAAGTGTCTCATTGGGGGAATGTGCAGGTAACAGAGCATTATAATGTTGTTCACCGAGGGGCTCAACTCAAGGGCGAGTTTTCAAG GTTAGACTTTCAAGCCAGACCTAATCCCCGAGGAGTATCTGCCTTTAGGCATTTACTTGCTAGATTACCTCCCAGAGCCCATTCCATTTATTACAGGGATGATATTGGAAATATCTCCACGTCTGAGATGCAAAGTGATTCGAAAAAG ACAGAGCTACTAATTGAGCCTAGGTTTCCGTTGTTTGGTGGGTGGAAAACCTTTTTCACGATAGGTTATGGTTTACCACTTAGTGACTTCTTGTTTGCATCGGAAGGGAAGCGTTTCGTCAACATCTCCTTTGGCTCCCCTATGATTGACCTTGTCACTGAAAAAATTATTGTACAG GTTGTTTTACCCGAGGGGTCAAAGGATATATCAGTTACCACTCCGTTTGCTGTCAAGCAGTCTCAAGAG ATCAAATATTCACACTTAGATATAGCTGGTAGACCAGTTGTTGTTCTCGAAAAAAACAATGTTGTCCCAGATCACAATCAGCATATCCAG GTTTACTACAAGTTCAGCAACATCAATCTGCTGAGTGAGCCATTGATGTTAATCTctgggttttttgttttgttcatcaCATGCATCATTTACACACGGGCTGACTTCTCAATCTCCAAGTCCTCTCCAACATATCTGGCGAAACTCCAATGGGATGAG gtcGTAGCAACACTCCAGGAAGTTCAAAGCATCATTCAAAAATGCTTAGCTGCACATGATAAGCTCGAAGCATCGCTGCGTGATCTCTCAAGAACCGGTGACATTCAAACATGCAAAGCAGCCCGCAAATCCACTGACAGTTTATTGAAAGATCTTTCGAAAGAACTGAAGCCGTTGCTGGCTTTCTTACAATCTTCCCCATCAGCTTCTCACATATCTCCAAAG GTTGAAGAGCTAGTtgtgaaagagaaagaacttCAAGAGAAGTTGATGGCCAAGCATACCACTGTTGTGGAAGGGTACGAGAAGAAATCATCCGGACGTGATATCGAAAACCGGATCGCTTCTCAGCAGCAAAAGATCATAGCTTTGAGGCAAGAAATCGAAGATCTTCTAGAATTCATTGATGAGATCTAG
- the LOC104751535 gene encoding outer envelope pore protein 21B, chloroplastic-like yields the protein MMRHYFPEVSTGLAVGLHYDKRQKLRCLLRGKKEFPVRTDKHVTFNIKGRCDLDQDLNQKNPKGAAEFAWNIMNFKEDQDVRIKVGYEMFGKVPYLQIRENNWTLNANMKGKWNLRYDL from the exons ATGATGAGACACTATTTCCCTGAG GTTTCAACAGGCCTTGCGGTAGGACTGCATTATGATAAGCGCCAAAAGCTTCGGTGTCTTCTACGCGGGAAAAAAGAGTTTCCTGTGAGAACTGATAAGCATGTAACCTTTAATATTAAAGGGCGGTGTGATCTTGATCAAGACTTGAATCAG AAGAACCCTAAAGGAGCTGCAGAATTTGCCTGGAACATTATGAATTTTAAGGAAGATCAAGATGTACGGATCAAAGTTGGCTACGAAATGTTTGGAAAG GTTCCTTATCTGCAGATTAGAGAAAACAACTGGACTCTCAACGCAAACATGAAGGGAAAATGGAACTTGCGGTATGACCTGTAA